A genome region from Nocardia sp. NBC_01730 includes the following:
- a CDS encoding IPT/TIG domain-containing protein yields the protein MSTNTRSLSLLGPEAGDLAPVALSAADTVLPMGGSPLGVVLSPDGTRAYVAGSTSNTVTVLDTATDGVVATIPTGAGPRLFAFAPDGGRLYVSVAEDGLLSVIDTATNTITASVPVGTAPTGVSITPDGGHVYVANQGSDTVSVIDTATNTITATIAVGVLPTGVAVTPDGSRAYVGNILGDTLSVIDTATNTITATIPGGGGPSVVAITPDGTRAYVSNNFASTLSVIDTATNTITATIPVGVVPRFMTISQNGAHVYVANYGSNTASVIDTATNTLSGNLRVGQGPSGVAVTSDDSLLYVTNTDDNTLSVIPLTLVPREGSTAGGTLVTINGHNLANASAVHFGTTEATILTNTPTSITVATPAGAGAVPVTVTTPGGTGSLGYFIYFPPPQINSISPAEGSPDGGTAVITGFNLSGAIAVSIGPSPVTIQSATPTQLIVGTIFGQSPGTFPVIVTTPGGSADDLTYTYLPSPNINNVTPSAGPTTGGSLVTITGNGLTHTDTVTFDGIPASFSVISDTTISTIAPPHPANPGITIDVTTPCGQSSWTYSYEENPTL from the coding sequence ATGTCCACCAACACGCGATCGTTGTCCCTGCTCGGCCCCGAGGCCGGGGACCTTGCGCCCGTCGCGCTTTCGGCCGCCGACACCGTCTTACCGATGGGTGGCAGCCCTCTGGGGGTGGTGCTGTCTCCCGACGGGACACGCGCCTACGTGGCCGGCAGTACGTCGAACACCGTCACTGTGCTCGACACCGCGACCGACGGTGTCGTCGCGACCATTCCCACAGGGGCGGGGCCGAGGCTGTTTGCTTTCGCACCCGACGGGGGCCGCCTCTATGTGAGCGTGGCCGAGGATGGCTTGCTCAGCGTGATCGACACCGCGACCAACACCATCACCGCGAGCGTCCCGGTGGGGACGGCGCCTACTGGCGTATCAATCACTCCGGACGGCGGCCACGTCTACGTGGCGAACCAGGGCAGCGACACGGTCAGCGTGATCGACACCGCGACCAACACCATCACCGCTACCATCGCGGTGGGAGTGCTGCCGACCGGTGTGGCGGTCACCCCGGACGGGTCCCGCGCCTACGTCGGCAACATCCTCGGCGACACCCTCAGCGTGATCGACACCGCCACCAACACCATCACCGCTACCATCCCTGGGGGCGGCGGGCCCTCGGTCGTGGCGATCACCCCGGACGGCACGCGCGCCTACGTCAGCAACAACTTCGCCAGCACTCTCAGCGTGATCGACACCGCCACCAACACCATCACCGCTACCATCCCGGTCGGCGTCGTGCCGCGTTTCATGACCATCAGCCAGAACGGCGCCCACGTCTACGTGGCGAACTACGGCTCCAATACCGCCAGCGTGATCGACACCGCCACCAACACGCTGTCCGGAAACCTGCGGGTCGGGCAAGGCCCGAGCGGTGTCGCCGTCACCTCGGACGACTCCCTCCTCTACGTGACCAACACCGACGACAACACACTCAGCGTCATCCCTCTGACCCTGGTCCCACGGGAAGGGAGCACCGCAGGTGGCACCCTCGTGACCATCAACGGCCACAACCTCGCCAACGCCAGCGCCGTGCACTTCGGCACCACCGAAGCCACCATCCTCACCAACACTCCGACCTCGATCACCGTCGCCACCCCTGCCGGGGCCGGAGCGGTCCCCGTGACGGTCACCACCCCGGGCGGCACCGGATCCCTGGGATACTTCATCTACTTCCCACCACCGCAGATCAACAGCATCAGCCCCGCCGAAGGCTCCCCCGACGGCGGCACCGCGGTCATCACCGGCTTCAACCTGTCCGGCGCGATTGCCGTGTCCATCGGCCCCAGCCCCGTCACCATCCAGTCCGCCACGCCCACCCAGCTCATCGTCGGCACCATATTCGGACAAAGCCCCGGCACCTTCCCGGTCATCGTGACGACACCGGGCGGCAGCGCCGACGATCTCACCTACACCTACCTCCCCAGCCCCAACATCAACAACGTCACCCCGAGCGCCGGACCGACCACCGGCGGCAGCCTCGTGACCATCACTGGCAACGGACTCACCCACACCGACACCGTGACCTTCGACGGCATCCCGGCAAGCTTCTCTGTCATCTCCGACACCACGATCAGCACCATCGCCCCGCCCCACCCAGCAAACCCAGGAATCACCATCGACGTCACCACCCCGTGCGGCCAGAGCTCCTGGACCTACAGCTACGAGGAAAACCCGACCCTCTGA